In the genome of Cryptomeria japonica chromosome 8, Sugi_1.0, whole genome shotgun sequence, one region contains:
- the LOC131052299 gene encoding fasciclin-like arabinogalactan protein 4 yields MRVHLHLGHFWCLFFMCIWVSGSVVGAAASGFNITKFLSGYPEFETFNNLLTATNVAKQINNRTSLTILVLSNSVMVNFMAGYGGNPPKSDEIQYVLQYHVLLEYLDWYRFRRMTRGGTLVTTLYQTTGMAPRNFGSVNITYDKNVGVRIRTPAPYGGGLSATVVSLVKEFPYTISIFSIDNILIPYGFDLSTSSEPNDGSINVTNVLENAKNFNFVVSMMVASGVTSDLESDQAGAGITFFAPTDDAFSALPPDTLQGLTAENKAVVLKYHVLHSYYPLGSLESIVNPVQPTLATESMGAGRYTLNITRINGSVTVDTGIVQASITQTVFDQKPLAIFAVPRVLLPREMFGNHAPVRSPENSPSPKVHVPSPVPESSPSLAIPPTPPNVVPNPPSSNAPPAVVPPLASPNPNSSYGGVIGEPNPISPSSGQKTSGTTLTSLAAGHIILASQCICLIYIVYPFLH; encoded by the coding sequence ATGAGGGTGCATCTGCATTTGGGCCACTTTTGGTGCCTGTTTTTTATGTGCATTTGGGTTTCAGGGTCTGTTGTTGGTGCTGCAGCATCTGGTTTTAATATTACAAAATTTTTGAGTGGGTACCCAGAGTTTGAGACATTCAATAATCTGCTGACAGCAACCAATGTGGCCAAGCAGATAAACAACAGGACCTCTCTCACCATACTCGTCTTGTCAAATTCTGTCATGGTAAACTTCATGGCTGGTTATGGAGGGAACCCGCCAAAGTCTGATGAGATCCAATATGTTCTTCAGTACCATGTGCTTCTGGAGTATCTGGATTGGTACAGGTTCAGAAGGATGACAAGGGGGGGTACACTTGTAACTACACTCTATCAAACCACAGGCATGGCACCCAGAAACTTTGGTTCAGTTAATATAACCTATGACAAAAATGTGGGAGTCAGAATCAGGACACCTGCTCCGTATGGTGGTGGTTTAAGTGCAACTGTCGTAAGCCTCGTCAAGGAATTTCCTTACACTATCAGCATTTTTAGTATAGATAACATACTCataccttatggttttgatctttctACTTCATCTGAACCAAATGACGGCTCAATCAATGTAACGAATGTTCTTGAAAATGCCAAGAACTTCAATTTTGTTGTTTCTATGATGGTGGCTTCTGGGGTTACTTCAGATTTGGAGTCTGACCAGGCTGGTGCTGGCATTACCTTTTTCGCCCCTACAGATGATGCATTTTCAGCTCTTCCTCCAGATACACTACAGGGGCTTACAGCCGAAAACAAGGCCGTCGTTCTCAAGTACCACGTTTTGCATTCTTATTACCCTCTTGGATCTCTGGAATCCATAGTGAATCCTGTTCAACCAACATTGGCTACAGAATCCATGGGTGCTGGGAGATATACCCTAAACATTACGAGGATAAATGGTTCAGTTACTGTGGACACAGGTATTGTTCAAGCTTCTATAACCCAGACAGTTTTCGATCAGAAACCCCTGGCAATATTTGCAGTGCCCAGGGTTCTTCTGCCTCGTGAAATGTTTGGCAATCATGCTCCTGTCCGGTCTCCTGAAAATTCTCCGTCTCCCAAGGTACATGTTCCTTCCCCTGTTCCCGAATCATCTCCTAGTCTTGCAATTCCACCAACGCCACCTAATGTGGTTCCCAATCCACCATCCTCAAATGCACCTCCTGCTGTCGTTCCACCCTTGGCTTCGCCTAATCCAAATTCTTCATATGGTGGGGTAATAGGGGAGCCGAATCCCATTTCTCCTTCTTCAGGGCAAAAAACAAGCGGCACTACCCTGACCAGTTTAGCTGCAGGTCACATTATTTTAGCCTCCCAATGTATTTGTCTCATCTACATTGTCTATCCATTTTTGCATTGA